One part of the Capsicum annuum cultivar UCD-10X-F1 unplaced genomic scaffold, UCD10Xv1.1 ctg80886, whole genome shotgun sequence genome encodes these proteins:
- the LOC124895256 gene encoding uncharacterized mitochondrial protein AtMg00240-like, producing MEVLNTEGGVIISQRKFTMDLIKEYNFFDYSSMSSPLDPTIKLKAKEGDPLPDPTYYRKLIGKLNFLTNTRLDIAFSVQKLSQYMQDPRLSHLKENFHLLRYLKKDPTLGIYMSKDADCTVKAFCNFDWASCPDSWRSFSGYLVLLGNIPINWKSKK from the coding sequence ATGGAGGTTTTAAATACAGAAGGAGGTGTCATCATTTCTCAGAGGAAGTTCACCATGGACTTGATCAAGGAGTACAATTTCTTTGATTACAGTTCAATGTCATCACCACTTGATCCCACCATTAAGTTGAAGGCCAAAGAAGGAGATCCATTGCCAGATCCCACATATTATAGAAAGCTTATAGGGAAGTTGAATTTCCTTACTAATACTAGATTAGATATAGCATTTAGTGTACAAAAGTTAAGTCAATACATGCAAGATCCCAGATTGTCTCATCTCAAGGAAAATTTTCACTTGCTTAGATACCTAAAGAAAGATCCAACACTTGGAATTTATATGTCCAAAGATGCAGATTGCACAGTAAAGGCCTTCTGTAACTTTGACTGGGCCTCTTGTCCTGATTCATGGAGGTCATTTAGTGGTTACTTAGTGCTTCTGGGAAACATCCCCATCAACTGGAAGTCCAAGAAATAG